Part of the Ictalurus furcatus strain D&B chromosome 19, Billie_1.0, whole genome shotgun sequence genome, gttttccagatttcaggtaGTGTTGGATTTCCTCCACTAGAGAATTATCacccagttcattcagacagtggaacagattgatggatttctctggaggAAGATATCCACTGATCTTCTTCTTAATGTACTGAACTGTTTTCTCTATGCTCTGGGAGCTACTTCCTGTCTGTGTTACTAAGTCCTGTAAGAGTTTCTGATTGGACttcagtgagagacccagaagaaaGCGAAGGAAAAGATCCAGATGTCCAGTCTGACTTTTTAAGGCCTGAACTACAGCACTCTTGTGTAAATGTGAGATACACCATTTAGAGACCTGATGCTGTATaagaacatttttcttttccatcatgAATGTCAGGTGCACATACAGAGCTGCGAGGTGCTCCTGAATGCTCAGATGTACAAAGCAGTacactttactctggtgaagcccaaactcctctctgaagatctgcgtacacacacctgagtacactgctgcttctctcacatcaatgccacactctctcaggtcttcctcatagaagatcaggttccCTTTCTTCAGCTGATGAaaagccagttttcccagtTTAAGAAGCATTTCATCACTCTCCTGCTTCTTTGAGTACTTTACTCCTATGATGTTTGTCTGAatgatgaggaagtgtgtgtacatttgagtcagagtcttggggatctctccactctctgcttcacccaacattctctctagaacagtggctgaaatccagcagaagactgggatgtggcacatgatgtagaggcttcttaatgacttcaggtgtgtgatgatgttattggccaggctctgatcactgatcctcttcctgaagtactcctccttctgtgggtcattgaaccctcgtacctctgtgactcgatggacacactcagaggggatttgatcagctgctgctggtcgggaggtgatccagatgagagcagagggaagcagattccctttgatcaggtttatcagcagcacatgcactgatgctgattcagttacatcacacactctctctgtgttctgGAAATCTAGAGGAAAACGACACTCGTCCAATCcgtcaaaaatgaacagaaccttttccaaactggacatttctgtttcttttgtttcattaaaacagacatgaaggagctccatcagactcagtttctggtccttcatcagattcagctctctgaaaggaagtggaaatatgaggtggatgtcctgatttgctttcccttcagcccagtccagaatgaacttctgcacagagactgtttttccgaTGCCAGCGACTCCCTTTGTCAGCACAGTTCTGATGGATTCGTCTTGTTCAGATAAGGGCTTAAAGATGTCGTTGCATTTGAttggtgtttcctctgttgttgttctcctggatgctgcctcgatctgtctcacctcatgttctttattgacttctccactgtctccctctgtgatgtagagctctgtgtagatctcgtTCAGGAGTGTTTGGTTTCCCAGGTTTATTATCACTCCATTCAAACACTCAAACTTCTTCATCAGGTTTAATTTGAACTTTTTCTGGAATTCATTCACAGCAGCAGGTTCTGGGTCGTGCCTGTGAGATGGTGAAGTAGGAAGATGAGGTGAGATATGGGGTCGAACTATTATCTATAATTTAATCCCTCTGTAGTTAATAACAGCAGAGAGGTTTATAATACCAGTGTGTCAGTGTCACAGTCATGTTGCTGGTTCTGATCTTACCCTGTATCTGTGATGATGTTCTTTTCTattctgtctcttgctctctgtagaacactgaaaaaaaatgtacttgttAAAGAAGATAACTTCCATCACTTAAACACTATAGTCTAAACCTTTACCTTAATTTTGCTACAATAATTCTTTTTGAGTGCATTAACACGGTTTTAATTCTAGGTATTCTAGGTTATTTCCTGTAGGCTGTTAATGATGTAACAAATCAATTTGAATGAACAGGTAATGTTTTCTAAACAGAGATAAATACAGGCACAACATTGTATAAAAACTTATTTTGGAAGACGTTTTTCAGAACCACAGACTCCATAGCCAGGAcaatgatgatgttgatgtgcacagtgtgtgtctgttattgttattatactGTTGACCTGCCTGTTATTCTCTGTCCTATATCACTGATTTTGAGATTCTCTGCTATTTTATGTGAAACTggtttgattttattcactaTTATATTATTCTCACCACTGTGTAGACTTAGTGCATATATTAAGCGATGTGTATAGGAATGTGGGAAGAATCACGTCATGTATTAACTCAATGAAGGATGCAGCATTTTACTTTTCAATACAGGACAATcctgtttataatgtttataaggTTTATATGGATGGTTATCAGCCCTAGATAGAGTGAATGGTTTACTCAAGTGACAGAAATTATTCAATGAATGAGGAGTTTTTGAGttaatgttacacagtggtatcCAACATGTTCAAGCAAGAATATAGAGAAGAAGAACTGCACCAGTGAGAAGAGCAACAGGACGCAGAGAGCAACTGTAGATCTTTCACAATTACACTGAGCCAAATAACTGAAGTTAATAACACCACAAGTAGCTAccataatgttagctagcaatgttacatgattatttacatttgtgttattttattttttttattggaatttccCTTTAACTGTGACTTTAGCAGTGACATTAACAGTGAGGAGATGTTACCTGTGTAGAAGTGACGAGTGTCCATCTTTAAACATCAGAGGAAGATGCATAGACTtatcactcttcatggagataCAGCTGGGTGCTGGTGATTCTGATCTCTTTCCCTGGAGTTTACTGCACAACATTATAGACAGTCCTTTAGTCATTTATATACACTCTTTACAGTCTTTAACTAACTTGTTAATTTAATGAGGACTTAATTTTACTTACAATGAACTGAATCAAACATTATTTCATACTAAGTGGTGACTGTTAGCTTTTCCTTAACAGTAAAACTTTGCTCAAGTTATTCCTTTCATATGTATTCAGTAAATAATTTaggtaagggataatccatggctaggtgtgcattacatcattttaatgcatgccgtggaggcaaagaaccaccTGACACGAAGTGGAGTGCATTAAACGATTTAAATTTCTAGCTCTGGATTTTCCCGcttataccatatatatatgtatatgtatgtgtgtatgtgtgtatgtatgtatgtatgtgtgtatatatatatatatatatatatatatatatatatatatatatatatatatatatatatatatatacacacacacacacacaccccaaggctgtagtagatgagttttcctgttcgggaAAACTTCCCGTTTTCCTGTTTCCATCTAAAGTGTGCATCAGTCTCTTAAATCCCACGCTGTCCACAGCTTTGAACGTCACCATATTCTTAGATAGATAGGATGTAAAGCCTCAGACACCTCGTTTCATTGTTTGTTGCTTTTATCGTATTTTTTCGACTGCTCTAATGCGTCGGTCAGTGCTAACTGTTTATGTTTCAGGATGAGTGGGGTTGTTGTACCGGCCTGAGTGAAACACTCGTGGCATGTTCCTACAGATGTTTCCTCTTAAGGTGATTGGAAAGATTTGTCGTATTACGGAAGTGCTGACCGTTGCCCGAcaaactttacagaaatctctGACTGTGCATAGCCAAACCCTTGCCACATTACTGACGTCGAGTCATTTTTTTCACACCAGCTCATTCACCTGCTGCTAGCTCATGTTGAACTGTTTTTCAAATACGTCTCACATGAAAGACGCATGAAAATATAATTTAGACAATCAAAAATCGTCAGATCGCCCACCAAATTCAACAGTTtgaatgcacaccttccaggCAATCAGAATCTAGTATTCAGAAAGGccatggtataaatatgaatatttatgactAGAATACAATGACATGGTAGGTTAccgttttttttctgaaggtggGGAAACATTATCTGTGTCCAGATCAGGAGTCTCCATCTTTGAAAATTAGTAAAgtttgcacaaacacacagttgaGTCCTGAAGAGTCTGATCTCTTCTGCTGGAATGGATCACACtcctaaaaaaacacaaaaacaaatgtacagTTAAACTTCAcaacatttttcactttttgtataatttttaatTCTGGTGAGCCTAAAACCTTTTTTGacaagtgcattaaaaaaaatcacaagctccCCATTCATATATCTGAACCGTCTGGTTATATTACAGTGGTATACACATACAgttacaattattggcaccctttcagtcaatactttttgctacctccctttgccaagataacagctctgagtcttctcctataatgcctgatgaggttggagaatacatgctggaagatccaaccacggcccatttttatctttctggcagagtccatgatgccatgtatcctaactaaatgtccaggtcctatggcagaaaaacagccccaaaacattaaagagtccATAtgtaaccgtgggcatgaggtacttttccatatggctacctctctgtgtgctccaaaaccacctctggtatttattaccaaaaagctctattttggtttcatctgaccatagaacccgatcccatttgaagttccagtagtgtctgcacactgaagacgctcgagtttgtttttggatgagagtagaggtttttttcttctaacccttccaaacaacttgtggtgatgcaggtgacttcggattgtagtttcggagactttctgaccccaagacacaactaacttctgcaattctccagctgtgatccttggagattttttggccacttgaaccatccttcTCACAGTGCTCCCACAAACCACTATCCTCAGAACTTTTATCACTAACTCAGcattatataaaaacacttcCCTTGGAATCAGATTATATAACATGTAATATAATAGTGTTTATACAAATACtatgttttaaatgtcaaatataatataatgtgtaaatatactatactataaatcACATCCTCGGGTTTATAAAATGGGATTTTACACAATACATTGTTGTATTCACTTGAGAGAATTTTCCCCACCATAAAGAAACTGCTGTAGATGATAAAACTCTCCCATCCACTCTGTACTAGTCACAAAACTAAAGATATCTTTCTTAAAACACTATTGTGCATCACAACTGAGTGTCTGAATGTAGAAAAGGTGCTTTAAACTATTTTGAAACCGATGAGCAGAAAAAATTACCTACCTATCCTCAGAGCTTCTACCTTCTACTTCAGGGGAACTGATGCATCACTATAAAATATGACTAATAAATGAACCCCGCCTCCATGAGCTCACaggtgtgttgtgattggctaGGATTGAGTTCTATTAGAGCCTGGCTCCTTTCCTTTTTCTGAGCATTTCTGAGAGATGTTTTCTCTGAATCactcagtgtttattattatttttttagtcaTTGAATTTGAAACTTCTTGAATGTCTGAGAGCTTGAATTTGCACGTTGTTCTCCAAGCATTACAAATTCAGGTTCTGCTGACTCTGATTTCACTCCATACAACACCTCTTTACAGGCTATAAACACACCACAGCTGCATCTGAAATCGTGTACTGTGACAGAGACACACTGCACAGctgttgaaacagtacgtactaatcagtatgtgtgtgtattatgactacaatcccggacatactacatccgccatgttagcACTGTCCTATGCAGTTGGTTCCTCTGAGCCAAACAGGAACAGCTGTTGCTGCTTAGTGGCGTAGCGGCAGGGGGTCACAAGGTGACACATAAAACCTCAGGACTGTCCCTACTGAATCCAGTTCTGGTtgttatattatgtaaataCTTCTCATATAGTTTGTGAAAATTATATGCACCAGTTGTTCATTTGCACCTAGTATATTTCTCAATTTGTATTTGTGAATATCATTTGCACTGTTTGTACTTTTGTTGCACAAGACAGTTTTCACTACTTGTTTCACTGTTTGCATTTGTTCATGTTCTTTTATGGACACATctacattttcagtaaataaaatacccTTTTTCATTGAAAAATTCATagaataatattgtaataaatggctataactTGCTAAGGGAATGTTAGATGAAGACAAAATTTCATTTGGAAGTCTAAAACATCCAGGTATaactttataaagaaaaaaggtgGTTTTGTTTGAgtccacagtaaaaaaaaaaaaaaaaaaaaaacaacacaagttGATTCTGgcatttttctaaatattatacTAGATAATTCAATCATtctcagagatttttttttttggcactttAAATGACCTagattgataaaaaaaaaaaaaagtatcccGTTTAAAATGATATATGGCACTTGATGCTGACTGCTAGAATatgttagaaaaacaaaaaatacaggaGTCAGATTTCCCAAAAATCGATCTAGGCCTTttaaggtttaatacttaaaaagagccggcATGCATTTTCCcaacacaatttttttctgagcttgtcCGCACCagcccgttgcattatgggaatgTTTGATTCACGTAGTGTCCATCAGTTGAAATTCACTAAATTCCAGGGGTTTCAGTATCGCGACgtacaattccaaaaaagttggggtgctgggtaaaatttaaataaaaagacaatgcagtgatttgcagaTCTCTTGAACccacatgttattcacaatagaacatagaaaacatatcaaatgtttaaactgagtaaaaaggaacaaaataagGTAATTCTGAATTtgttccaaaaagttgggaaggggcaacaaaagactggaaaagtaagtgttacttaaaaagaaacagctggaggttagtTGGCAAGTGATCAATAACATGAcagggtataaaaagagtatcttagagaggcagagtctctcaaaAGTAaggatgggatggaatctggatggaagcagatgttgctctaaaacctgtatatacattTCGGCAATGATGtcgcctttccagatgtgcaagctgcccattccacaggcactaatgcacctccATACCTTCAGAGAtgcactgataaaaaaaaggatggt contains:
- the LOC128623010 gene encoding NLR family CARD domain-containing protein 3-like isoform X4, with the translated sequence MKKFECLNGVIINLGNQTLLNEIYTELYITEGDSGEVNKEHEVRQIEAASRRTTTEETPIKCNDIFKPLSEQDESIRTVLTKGVAGIGKTVSVQKFILDWAEGKANQDIHLIFPLPFRELNLMKDQKLSLMELLHVCFNETKETEMSSLEKVLFIFDGLDECRFPLDFQNTERVCDVTESASVHVLLINLIKGNLLPSALIWITSRPAAADQIPSECVHRVTEVRGFNDPQKEEYFRKRISDQSLANNIITHLKSLRSLYIMCHIPVFCWISATVLERMLGEAESGEIPKTLTQMYTHFLIIQTNIIGVKYSKKQESDEMLLKLGKLAFHQLKKGNLIFYEEDLRECGIDVREAAVYSGVCTQIFREEFGLHQSKVYCFVHLSIQEHLAALYVHLTFMMEKKNVLIQHQVSKWCISHLHKSAVVQALKSQTGHLDLFLRFLLGLSLKSNQKLLQDLVTQTGSSSQSIEKTVQYIKKKISGYLPPEKSINLFHCLNELGDNSLVEEIQHYLKSGKQSELSSTQWSALVFVLLTSAQDLEEFDLNKYISTDKITETVLLRLMPVIAASRKATIRCDSLGVRRWSALVSALSSITSNLRELHLTVKTLDLTGNELGDSGVKSLCAGLENPHCKVETLGLSGCYVSDEGCAALTSALRSNPSHLRDLNLSYNNVGDSGVKSLSAVLENPHCNLETLRLECCGVSDEGCAALTSALRSNPSHLRELDLSYNNVGDSGVKSLSAVLENPLCKLETLRLECCGVSDEGCAALTSALRSNPSILRELNLSLNNVGPS
- the LOC128623010 gene encoding NLR family CARD domain-containing protein 3-like isoform X3, encoding MKKFECLNGVIINLGNQTLLNEIYTELYITEGDSGEVNKEHEVRQIEAASRRTTTEETPIKCNDIFKPLSEQDESIRTVLTKGVAGIGKTVSVQKFILDWAEGKANQDIHLIFPLPFRELNLMKDQKLSLMELLHVCFNETKETEMSSLEKVLFIFDGLDECRFPLDFQNTERVCDVTESASVHVLLINLIKGNLLPSALIWITSRPAAADQIPSECVHRVTEVRGFNDPQKEEYFRKRISDQSLANNIITHLKSLRSLYIMCHIPVFCWISATVLERMLGEAESGEIPKTLTQMYTHFLIIQTNIIGVKYSKKQESDEMLLKLGKLAFHQLKKGNLIFYEEDLRECGIDVREAAVYSGVCTQIFREEFGLHQSKVYCFVHLSIQEHLAALYVHLTFMMEKKNVLIQHQVSKWCISHLHKSAVVQALKSQTGHLDLFLRFLLGLSLKSNQKLLQDLVTQTGSSSQSIEKTVQYIKKKISGYLPPEKSINLFHCLNELGDNSLVEEIQHYLKSGKQSELSSTQWSALVFVLLTSAQDLEEFDLNKYISTDKITETVLLRLMPVIAASRKATIRCDSLGVRRWSALVSALSSITSNLRELHLTVKTLDLTGNELGDSGVKSLCAGLENPHCKVETLGLSGCYVSDEGCAALTSALRSNPSHLRDLNLSYNNVGDSGVKSLSAVLENPHCNLETLRLECCGVSDEGCAALTSALRSNPSHLRELDLSYNNVGDSGVKSLSAVLENPLCKLETLRLCKCGVSDEGCAALTSALRSNPSHLRELNLSLNNVRNSGVKLLSALKDDEHYKLQTLNV